GCCCCACATATGGAGAGGGACTAGGCAACTCCATTTCTGGTGCGATGAGGTGGCAGGAGGCTGCGGGCTGCTTGTGCTTCAAGATCTCCAGGCAGGTGGCCGGGCCCACAGGCACCTGTCCTCCAGTGAAAAGCTGAGAAGACGCTGCTGTGTGGGGAGTCCCAGAGATCGTGGTGGCCAGGCACCCCAAGCTTCTGCCTGTCTCCGCTGGGGTAAAGAGGCTGCctggcctgggccccagccctgctcacATATGTTCTGGATGATTCTGCAGGCAGCGGATGAATTCACCTACTGGCTGATTCTCGTAGCATACCTTGTACACAGCCATGAACAGAGGGAACCTAGAATGGGGAAGGACAGAACCAGCTTGGCCTCCAGGCAAACCCCCTAACCCTCCACTCCCTACTCTCCCGCCTTCGAGCTCAGGCGGACTCTGGCTCTCAATTTCCCATCGCTGAGAATGTGTATTTCCTAGCCCTGGGGTTGAGGGTCAGGTTTTTATTCCCCTGCTCCCTATCGTATTGAACTCGCCTCCGTGATTCCCTGGCGTGAACTTTTTGTTCCAATTAGGCAAGCCTCAGTATCAGCAGCTGTAAAACAGGGTCAGTATAACAAAGTAGTGAAGAAGTGATTATGAATTATgtgaaggtgctcaataaatgccagtCTCCTTCTTCCCCACCTGTTGCTCAGGCTGCTCCCTTTACCAGCAGGCTTTACCCTGACCAGCCGCGAGCAGATCTTCTGAGCCTGTTTCACACTCTCTTGCTCTAGGATTCTTTCTCAGATCAACCGAGTTCTGCTCTGATCAGCCCATCACCCCCGCTGTCTTGTGCTCCCTGAAAAGGAGCACCTTGAAGCAGAGGCTTTCCTTTTCCTCACACCTCAGCACCCAGGACAGGATTCACGGAACAAAAGGGTTGGCCTTGGGGGAGCAGCTTAGACTGAGGGTGACGGACAAAGAGGCAGAACAGTCAGAGGAGCTTATTCCTGTCCACCCCCGTAGCAGAGGACAAGGAGGAAAGGACAGAGAGCGGCCACGCAGAGGGGTCCAAGCAATGTGGTATAAAGAGCACTAGACTGGAAAGAATTCAAAGACAATGAACAAGCTGGGGGACAGCGGGCATAGCAGACCCTGGCCAAGCTCTAGGCTCTGTCTATAAACGTAAGATAAcatttccctctctgcccacttcacAGACTGAGGAGGGCTCAGGAAGATGAATGGGGAGAGCACTTCTGTCGGTGGTTCCCTCCATCAGTGGGGCTGGGGCAGACGCTTACTTGTCCAGCAGGCCCTTGTGCTGGAGGATGCTGTGTAGCTCCCGGGCTGTCTGGGGCCCCTGCAGCTTCTGCCCATTCAgcatctctttctccagctgctcGATGGACTGTGAAGAAAACAGGACAGGCAAATGGAAATGGGAGAGGAGGGTTGTCAGTGTGAGACAGAGAGTCTGGGACTCTGGGAGGAGGTGGGtcttaagaggaaagaaaggctgGGAATGTTCCCAGCAATCTTAATGTCTGTGTTCAAGAGATGCCTCAAGCCACGTTCCTCTCCCTGAACACCTACAGGGCCCACCCTCCATTCTTCATTCTCCCCAGGGCCCACCTTTCCTGTGCGGGCGAAGGCCTCGGCCACCTTGCGGTTCCGCCCTCCGTAGCAGGTAGTGATGAGATCAGCAACACCGCAGCTCTCCAAGAAggtggcaggggacacagggccACCGCAGAAGAGCTTGGTGAAGGCGATCATCTCCATGAGCCCCAGTCGGATCACAGCCGCCTTGGTGTTGTCGCCAAAGCCCAGCCCATCACAGAAGCCGGCCCCCACGGCCACTATATTCTTTGAAGAGTGAAGTCACGGGTGAGAAAGGATCCCCTCCCGCAGGCCCCACTTGGGGCCTTCAGCACCTGCCTCATGCTCCTCCCATCAGCCATGACACGCTCACTGAATAAGTGAAGGAAGGTGGGTGGGCTCCTCAACTATTTTCACCTCTTGGTTTTCCCACTTGCTGCACTCCCTTCTTTTAGCCTGGGCTTGTGCTTTCCGGCTCCCCAACCCTGCCCTATACGCCATCCTTGAGGACTTTTCCTGAAAACCAGTCTTCTACCTCGCCCTCCCAACCACGGCTATTTTGTTCTATGCCCCCGATATCCATCCATAGTTCTGTCCAGGATCCAGAGTTCTGGCCATCAATCCGTCTGGGTGTCCTGGACATCTTATCTCCCATTAGCCTGAGTGCTCCCCCAGGGCATCTCCTCTTCCCCCTGGACCAACCTTTGGAGCCAGGGACAGGGATGTCCCACAAGGGGCtataagggaaaggaagaaggaagcccAATGTCTGATGGTAAGTAATCGGCAGACCTGAGCGAGCCTGGCCTTGCTTCCGCCCGTCTTCCCATGTGTATGAGacttggtggggaaggggagtgagTGCCTGGAGTCCCAGCAACCTTGTACAGCTAAGCCAGGCCCTCTTTCAgggccttctccccaccccatagCTGCCTCTGAAGCCCTCTCACCTTTAAGGCCCCACAGATCTCTACTGTGTCCACCTCTTGCACCACTGTGATGCGGAAATTGGGTGTCTGCATCAGCTCTTTCAGAAGCTGTCCCTGGGCCAGGTCCTTGCAGCCTAAAGTAGGGAGGGGATAAGGCTTTAAGAAGGGACTCTTGACTCTTCTTCCCA
This genomic stretch from Phocoena phocoena chromosome 11, mPhoPho1.1, whole genome shotgun sequence harbors:
- the GPD1 gene encoding glycerol-3-phosphate dehydrogenase [NAD(+)], cytoplasmic isoform X2, coding for MAGKKVCIVGSGNWGSAIAKIVGGNAAQLARFDPRVTMWVFEEDVGGRKLTEVINTQHENVKYLPGHKLPPNVFIGKICDQLKGHLKADTIGISLIKGVDEGPNGLKLISEVIGERLGIPMSVLMGANIASEVADEKFCETTIGCKDLAQGQLLKELMQTPNFRITVVQEVDTVEICGALKNIVAVGAGFCDGLGFGDNTKAAVIRLGLMEMIAFTKLFCGGPVSPATFLESCGVADLITTCYGGRNRKVAEAFARTGKSIEQLEKEMLNGQKLQGPQTARELHSILQHKGLLDKFPLFMAVYKVCYENQPVGEFIRCLQNHPEHM
- the GPD1 gene encoding glycerol-3-phosphate dehydrogenase [NAD(+)], cytoplasmic isoform X1; this translates as MAGKKVCIVGSGNWGSAIAKIVGGNAAQLARFDPRVTMWVFEEDVGGRKLTEVINTQHENVKYLPGHKLPPNVVAVPDVVQAAVDADILIFVVPHQFIGKICDQLKGHLKADTIGISLIKGVDEGPNGLKLISEVIGERLGIPMSVLMGANIASEVADEKFCETTIGCKDLAQGQLLKELMQTPNFRITVVQEVDTVEICGALKNIVAVGAGFCDGLGFGDNTKAAVIRLGLMEMIAFTKLFCGGPVSPATFLESCGVADLITTCYGGRNRKVAEAFARTGKSIEQLEKEMLNGQKLQGPQTARELHSILQHKGLLDKFPLFMAVYKVCYENQPVGEFIRCLQNHPEHM